In Syntrophorhabdaceae bacterium, a genomic segment contains:
- the pbpC gene encoding penicillin-binding protein 1C, with the protein MFRRIRIVLITFLTMFLMLSVACYVFIFYGNLNLPEYNQIVESYKKSEAVLKDRYGRPIHTLRVDYLSRRLEWTELKDISPSLIKAVIYSEDKRFYTHRGIDMIAFMGASLENIISGGRRGASTITMQLVSKIDQTLKPRIKKRSFSQKINQMRKAIAIEKRWTKDQILEAYLNLVSFRGELQGIEAASRGIFMKVPWGIDLEESLILASLIRSPNAEVKDITRRVVALNKKMNAGISAERLANKTSEALSKPYRIANDVVMAPHIARYLLKGDVGDVRCSLDRDIQGFVLGVLREHILRLRHQNVTDGAAIVVDNRTGDILAYVGNTGAESTAFYVDGVRAKRQAGSTLKPFLYSLAFDMMLITPVSELLDEPINITTESGVYRPENYDRDYKGYVTARVALASSLNIPAVRVLMLTGEDMFVEKLNELGFEDLKDGEFYGYALALGTLDVSLYELVNAFRTLANGGVFGELNLIYGNKNKPKRRVFSRQATYLVSHILSDRTARSITFHMENPLATRFWSAVKTGTSKDMRDNWCIGYTDRHTVGVWVGNFSGESMWNVSGVTGAAPIWNDIVRYLHRNVTSKPQEPPDGIIKVQVDNINRDGLISEWFIKGTEPFREIRTIAEVAIPKIIYPCNDMVIAIDPDIPADNQKVFFERTGAGKDIKWVINDEILGYNKRFMWTPEGGKHKLRLVNQNNEILHEVSFIVSPQ; encoded by the coding sequence ATGTTTAGAAGGATCCGCATAGTCCTTATAACCTTTTTAACCATGTTTTTAATGTTGTCTGTTGCCTGCTATGTGTTTATTTTCTACGGCAATTTAAACCTCCCTGAATATAATCAAATAGTCGAATCATACAAGAAATCAGAGGCCGTATTGAAAGACAGATACGGTCGGCCAATACATACCCTAAGAGTTGATTATCTATCAAGGAGGCTCGAATGGACTGAGTTGAAAGACATTTCACCATCCCTTATAAAGGCAGTCATCTATTCAGAGGATAAGAGATTTTATACCCACAGAGGCATAGATATGATTGCCTTTATGGGTGCATCTTTGGAGAATATTATCTCAGGAGGCAGAAGAGGTGCAAGCACCATAACTATGCAGCTTGTATCTAAGATAGACCAAACCCTTAAACCCCGAATAAAAAAGAGGTCCTTTTCTCAGAAGATCAATCAGATGAGGAAAGCCATAGCAATAGAGAAAAGATGGACAAAAGACCAGATATTGGAGGCGTATTTAAATCTTGTAAGTTTCAGGGGTGAACTCCAGGGGATAGAGGCAGCCTCAAGGGGGATATTTATGAAGGTGCCATGGGGAATTGACCTGGAAGAATCTCTAATATTGGCATCGCTTATTCGTTCACCCAATGCAGAAGTAAAAGATATAACAAGGCGAGTCGTAGCACTCAATAAAAAGATGAATGCAGGCATATCTGCAGAGAGGCTTGCCAATAAGACAAGTGAGGCCCTTTCTAAACCATACAGGATAGCCAATGATGTTGTCATGGCACCTCATATAGCAAGGTATTTATTAAAAGGTGATGTTGGAGATGTGAGATGCTCTCTTGATAGAGATATTCAGGGTTTTGTCCTTGGTGTTTTGAGGGAACATATACTAAGACTTCGTCATCAGAATGTAACGGACGGTGCCGCTATAGTTGTTGATAACAGGACAGGTGATATCCTGGCATATGTAGGAAACACAGGGGCTGAATCAACGGCTTTTTATGTGGACGGAGTCAGAGCAAAAAGACAGGCAGGCTCTACATTAAAGCCGTTTCTATATAGCCTTGCCTTTGATATGATGCTTATTACCCCTGTTTCAGAATTACTGGATGAACCCATAAATATAACAACAGAAAGTGGCGTATATAGACCTGAGAACTACGACAGGGATTACAAAGGTTATGTGACAGCCCGTGTTGCCCTTGCATCTTCTTTGAATATACCTGCTGTAAGGGTTTTAATGCTCACAGGTGAGGATATGTTTGTAGAAAAACTCAACGAACTCGGTTTCGAAGACTTAAAGGATGGGGAGTTCTATGGATATGCCCTTGCCCTTGGCACCCTGGATGTGAGCCTATATGAGCTTGTTAATGCCTTTAGAACCCTTGCTAATGGAGGAGTCTTTGGCGAACTCAATCTAATCTATGGAAATAAAAACAAGCCGAAGAGGAGGGTATTTTCAAGACAGGCAACCTATTTAGTATCCCATATATTATCGGACAGGACAGCAAGAAGCATAACATTTCACATGGAAAATCCCCTTGCCACCAGATTCTGGAGTGCTGTTAAGACAGGGACAAGCAAGGATATGAGGGATAACTGGTGTATAGGTTATACTGATAGGCACACTGTAGGGGTATGGGTGGGAAATTTCTCAGGTGAATCCATGTGGAATGTAAGTGGTGTAACAGGGGCAGCACCTATCTGGAATGATATAGTTAGGTATCTCCATAGAAATGTGACCTCAAAACCACAGGAACCACCTGATGGTATTATTAAGGTGCAAGTAGATAATATAAACAGAGATGGTTTAATTAGTGAATGGTTTATTAAAGGCACAGAGCCTTTTAGAGAGATTAGAACTATAGCAGAGGTTGCTATCCCAAAGATAATATACCCTTGCAACGATATGGTAATAGCCATTGATCCTGATATACCTGCCGATAATCAGAAGGTATTTTTCGAGAGAACAGGAGCAGGCAAAGATATAAAATGGGTTATAAATGACGAGATATTAGGATACAATAAAAGGTTCATGTGGACCCCGGAGGGAGGAAAACACAAACTGAGGCTTGTTAACCAAAATAATGAGATACTCCACGAGGTGAGCTTTATCGTATCCCCTCAATAG
- a CDS encoding MG2 domain-containing protein produces MKIRLTIFIFFFILVALPFHVLAGQKEQKGNVYIENFAPIGLTKYIRKVTVRFSEQMVAFGDLHLKDPFEIKCPVKGTGRWLDGKNWIYDFEEDLEAGVECEFKVKDNLKSLKGNPVKGERSFSFSTGGPAVKSVFPLDGTLNIDENQVFVLNLDGKAEESTIFKNAYFVIEGIKEPVSIDILKKEERDRLLKVYHRNYYPQKEKHEVLIRPKRRFPNNTNITFVWGKGIMSTTGIPTTKEQVFKFKTRMPFIASFECRRENTKAACIPLLPMLVRFSSPVATGIARNVFIRDGKNIYRPKIEDKVDFVESLSFPGPFLEKRELTIHIPKHLKDDAGRTLINANRFPLKVKTDAYPPLAKFSSRFGIIEKHDPVLPLTVRNIEPELKGRTVYEESFNISGRSERIDTDKAIIEWLKKVSSVGRSRSILKREKTAKVFTLPKPSGQKVLEVMGIPLERPGFYVVEIESIILGSALLGKNKTMYCPTAALVTDLSAHLKWGVESSLVWVTSLGKGEPVEGAEVVIRDCKGNAIWNGKTDDKGIAFINKRLPRLDELPQCEIKKDDDIYYDFQQLKPISSINSGLFVFVRKDNDMTFVHSSWDEGIEPYRFRLPYVTQASHVIAHTVLDRVLLRAGETVYMKHFLRRHTTGGIKYADDIIPKKVFIEHLGSKDRYEIDLKWNKTKGRGISEWVIPKEVKLGYYSVILTTKDNIDGDEGSASVFRTTGFRVEEFKIPLMKGIIKPVFDHVVNKREAEVDLMVEYLSGAGAKGLPVKLRSQLKPKYLAFDGHEDFIFGNGKVKEGIRKRSYDEESDYEEEDIDLPKSKEFLKTLEFALGEGGTIRALIDNIPPSTSVQDLLTELEYKDPNGETQTVSRRITIYPSGVLLGIMMDTWAGSKETVKFHIKALDIKGRPVENLYIKSDIFKKNYYSHRKRLLGGFYSYEHINETKRVATICEGKTDKRGLLICEAKAPVSGSIIIEAKAMDDQGNPSYAKVDGWIAGKDDTWFDVIDTDRMDLIPEKKRYEPGETAIFQVRMPMREAHALVTVEREGIIDAFVTKISGKDPVIMLPIKENYAPNVFISALCVRGRIGDIKSTAMIDLGRPSYKLGISEIYVGWRPYELQVDVKPEKGIYKVRDKAVVKIKVKTSKEGLAPRDGEIAVAAVDEGLLELMDNKTWGLLEHMMQRRGYDIKTSTAQMQVVGKRHYGLKALPQGGGGGRQVTRELFDTLLFWKPNIALDEKGETSIEIPLNDSITGFIIVAVASASDSLFGSGRARIQTTQDIIISSSLPDLVRQGDRFKAVFHLRNTTKEPVDLDIWANIKERKEGKAEDEKVLPVILDRIAPGEAHEIGWIINVPEYTDRMTWEVNVKDKKGNLYDALKVSQRVIPVTPVRTIQSTIMRLDKDFKMDVTEPKDAIPKKGGLRVAMTPKISLEINSILEYMRHYPYVCLEQRVSKAVVLNDEAMWNRIMSEIPSYLDSNGLVKYFSRQFSGSDILTSYIIAIADEVGFVIPKNIESSMLQGLKNFVAGRLLHKNPLGVTDISLRKLSAIESLSRKNMAEASMLDSIGIEPEFLPTSSIIDLINILKKTKNVRDREKRLIEAENILRSRLNLQGTIMGFSTENRDNLWWLMTGVDVNCIKTVLTFMDDGRWKEDIPRLVRGIMGRQKAGRWDTTVANAWGILALKKFSRGFESESVTGTSLVMLDDIKKTLDWGKNSSGDSFLFAWKKQNPLRINHKGAGSPWVTVSSLAAIPRRSGVSTGFIIKKTIKPIEQKKTGEFSVSDVLRVRLDITSQADMTWVVVSDPVPAGSRIIKGGVLGDLKIPLNHERIHHNHIYPEFEEHAYEAFRAYYSFVPKGSWSIEYTIRLNNAGFFHLPETRVEALYSPEMFGEIPNKPFEVRDYR; encoded by the coding sequence ATGAAAATTAGATTAACCATATTTATATTTTTTTTCATTTTAGTAGCCTTACCTTTTCATGTCTTGGCAGGTCAGAAAGAACAAAAGGGGAATGTATATATAGAAAATTTTGCTCCCATAGGCCTTACAAAATACATAAGGAAGGTAACCGTCAGGTTTTCTGAACAGATGGTAGCCTTTGGCGACCTTCATCTTAAGGATCCATTTGAGATAAAATGCCCTGTAAAAGGCACAGGCAGATGGTTGGATGGAAAAAACTGGATATACGACTTTGAAGAAGACCTGGAGGCAGGGGTGGAATGTGAATTTAAGGTCAAGGATAATCTAAAAAGCCTAAAGGGAAATCCAGTGAAAGGGGAGAGGTCTTTTTCATTTTCCACTGGTGGGCCTGCTGTCAAGTCTGTATTTCCCCTTGATGGCACGTTGAATATAGATGAAAACCAAGTCTTTGTCTTAAACCTTGATGGCAAGGCAGAAGAATCAACTATTTTTAAAAATGCATATTTTGTCATAGAGGGCATAAAAGAGCCTGTAAGTATAGATATATTGAAAAAGGAAGAAAGGGACAGGTTATTGAAGGTTTATCACAGAAATTACTATCCCCAAAAGGAGAAACACGAGGTTTTAATAAGGCCTAAAAGGAGATTTCCAAACAATACAAATATCACCTTTGTATGGGGTAAGGGCATTATGTCCACAACAGGTATCCCTACAACAAAAGAACAGGTCTTTAAATTCAAAACAAGGATGCCTTTTATTGCATCTTTTGAATGCAGGAGAGAAAATACTAAGGCAGCATGTATACCCCTTTTACCCATGTTGGTAAGATTCAGCTCTCCTGTGGCAACGGGTATAGCAAGAAATGTTTTTATAAGGGATGGAAAAAACATATACAGACCAAAGATAGAAGACAAGGTGGATTTTGTAGAGTCCTTATCCTTTCCAGGGCCTTTTCTGGAAAAGAGAGAACTTACAATCCATATCCCAAAACATCTCAAGGATGATGCAGGAAGGACATTGATAAATGCAAACAGGTTTCCATTAAAGGTCAAAACAGATGCCTATCCACCCCTTGCCAAGTTTTCATCCCGCTTTGGCATTATAGAAAAACATGACCCTGTTCTGCCCCTTACGGTTCGTAATATTGAGCCAGAACTAAAAGGCAGAACCGTTTATGAGGAATCCTTTAATATCTCAGGGAGGTCAGAGAGGATAGACACAGATAAGGCAATTATAGAGTGGCTCAAAAAGGTATCATCTGTCGGCAGGTCAAGGTCTATCTTGAAAAGAGAAAAGACTGCAAAGGTATTTACACTTCCTAAACCATCAGGTCAGAAGGTATTGGAGGTGATGGGCATACCTCTTGAGAGGCCTGGGTTTTATGTGGTGGAAATAGAAAGCATCATCCTCGGTAGCGCTCTTTTAGGTAAAAACAAGACCATGTATTGCCCTACTGCAGCCCTTGTTACGGACCTATCTGCCCATCTAAAATGGGGAGTAGAATCTTCTCTTGTATGGGTTACATCATTGGGCAAAGGAGAGCCTGTTGAGGGAGCAGAGGTTGTAATCCGTGATTGTAAGGGCAATGCCATATGGAACGGAAAGACGGATGATAAAGGAATAGCCTTTATCAATAAGAGGCTACCTCGTCTGGATGAACTGCCACAATGTGAAATCAAAAAGGACGATGACATTTATTATGATTTCCAGCAACTCAAACCCATCTCATCAATAAACAGCGGCCTTTTTGTATTTGTAAGAAAAGATAATGACATGACTTTTGTTCATTCCAGTTGGGATGAAGGCATAGAGCCCTATCGTTTTAGACTTCCCTATGTAACGCAGGCTTCCCATGTTATAGCCCATACTGTCCTCGACAGGGTTCTTTTAAGGGCTGGCGAAACCGTTTATATGAAACATTTTTTAAGGCGGCATACAACAGGTGGCATAAAGTATGCAGATGATATTATTCCAAAAAAGGTATTTATAGAACACTTGGGATCAAAGGATCGATATGAAATTGATCTGAAATGGAATAAAACAAAGGGCAGGGGCATATCAGAATGGGTCATACCAAAAGAGGTAAAATTAGGCTATTATTCTGTCATCCTCACAACAAAGGATAATATAGATGGAGATGAAGGTTCTGCGTCTGTTTTCAGGACAACGGGTTTCAGGGTAGAGGAGTTTAAGATACCCCTTATGAAAGGTATTATAAAACCGGTCTTTGATCATGTGGTAAACAAAAGGGAAGCAGAGGTAGACCTCATGGTGGAATACCTATCAGGGGCTGGTGCAAAGGGTCTGCCAGTGAAATTAAGGTCACAACTTAAGCCTAAATACCTTGCTTTTGATGGTCATGAAGACTTTATCTTCGGTAACGGCAAAGTAAAGGAAGGCATAAGGAAAAGGTCTTATGACGAAGAATCGGATTATGAAGAGGAAGATATAGATTTACCAAAATCAAAGGAATTTTTAAAGACCCTTGAATTTGCCCTCGGTGAAGGAGGAACTATTAGGGCATTGATAGACAATATTCCGCCTTCGACAAGCGTTCAGGATCTCCTTACAGAACTTGAATATAAGGACCCCAATGGTGAGACCCAGACTGTATCAAGGCGTATTACTATATATCCTTCAGGTGTCCTATTAGGTATTATGATGGATACATGGGCAGGTTCAAAGGAGACAGTCAAATTTCACATAAAGGCACTTGATATAAAAGGAAGGCCTGTGGAGAACCTATATATTAAATCTGACATTTTTAAGAAGAATTATTATTCCCATAGAAAGAGACTCTTAGGTGGCTTCTATTCGTATGAACACATAAACGAGACAAAGCGTGTGGCCACCATATGTGAAGGCAAGACAGATAAAAGAGGACTCCTTATATGCGAGGCAAAAGCGCCTGTTTCAGGTAGTATAATCATTGAGGCAAAAGCAATGGATGACCAGGGTAACCCTTCATATGCCAAGGTGGATGGGTGGATTGCCGGTAAGGATGACACGTGGTTCGATGTAATTGATACAGACAGGATGGATTTGATACCTGAAAAGAAAAGATACGAACCTGGCGAGACAGCCATTTTTCAGGTGAGGATGCCCATGAGAGAGGCCCATGCCCTTGTTACAGTGGAAAGAGAGGGTATTATAGATGCCTTTGTCACAAAGATTTCAGGTAAAGACCCTGTTATTATGTTACCCATCAAAGAGAATTATGCACCCAATGTCTTTATCTCTGCCCTGTGTGTGAGGGGGAGAATAGGGGACATAAAATCTACAGCCATGATTGATCTTGGTAGACCCTCTTATAAGCTGGGTATCTCAGAGATATATGTGGGCTGGAGGCCCTATGAGCTTCAGGTAGATGTAAAACCTGAAAAAGGTATCTACAAGGTTCGGGATAAGGCAGTGGTAAAGATAAAGGTAAAAACAAGCAAAGAAGGATTGGCCCCCAGAGATGGAGAGATAGCTGTTGCTGCCGTGGATGAAGGCCTCCTTGAGCTTATGGATAATAAAACATGGGGTCTTTTGGAGCATATGATGCAGAGGAGGGGATATGATATAAAGACCTCCACAGCCCAGATGCAGGTGGTAGGGAAAAGGCATTATGGATTAAAGGCATTGCCACAGGGTGGAGGCGGAGGAAGGCAGGTAACAAGGGAACTGTTTGATACACTTTTATTCTGGAAGCCTAATATTGCCCTTGATGAAAAAGGCGAGACATCTATAGAAATACCCCTTAATGATTCCATAACAGGATTTATCATTGTTGCCGTTGCCAGTGCAAGTGATAGCCTTTTTGGAAGCGGCAGGGCAAGGATCCAAACCACCCAGGACATAATCATATCATCTAGTCTGCCTGATTTGGTAAGGCAGGGCGATAGATTTAAGGCTGTATTCCATTTAAGGAATACTACCAAAGAACCTGTGGATTTGGATATATGGGCAAATATCAAGGAAAGAAAAGAGGGAAAGGCTGAAGACGAAAAAGTCCTACCTGTTATACTGGACAGGATAGCCCCAGGCGAGGCTCACGAGATAGGCTGGATAATAAACGTGCCTGAATACACAGACAGAATGACATGGGAGGTGAATGTGAAGGATAAAAAGGGCAATCTTTATGATGCCCTTAAAGTCTCCCAGAGGGTTATACCTGTTACGCCTGTGAGGACGATCCAGTCAACCATAATGAGGCTTGATAAGGATTTTAAAATGGATGTCACGGAGCCAAAGGATGCAATTCCAAAAAAAGGTGGATTAAGGGTGGCAATGACACCTAAAATCTCTTTGGAGATAAATTCCATATTGGAATATATGAGGCATTACCCTTATGTATGTCTTGAACAGAGGGTTTCAAAGGCAGTGGTCCTAAATGATGAGGCCATGTGGAATCGAATTATGTCAGAAATCCCGTCTTATCTTGATTCAAATGGCCTTGTAAAATACTTTTCCCGACAGTTTTCAGGCAGTGACATCCTTACATCATATATAATCGCCATAGCAGATGAGGTAGGCTTTGTTATCCCAAAGAATATAGAATCCTCCATGTTACAGGGGTTAAAAAATTTTGTAGCCGGTCGTTTGTTGCATAAAAATCCTCTGGGTGTAACAGATATATCATTAAGGAAGCTTTCTGCCATAGAGTCGCTTTCAAGAAAAAATATGGCAGAGGCCTCTATGCTGGATTCTATAGGTATTGAACCTGAATTTTTGCCCACCTCATCCATTATTGATTTGATCAATATATTAAAAAAGACAAAGAATGTAAGGGATAGAGAAAAAAGGTTAATAGAGGCTGAAAACATACTCAGGTCAAGACTTAATCTCCAGGGAACTATCATGGGGTTTTCCACAGAGAATAGGGATAATCTATGGTGGCTTATGACAGGTGTTGATGTAAATTGCATAAAAACCGTCCTTACATTTATGGATGATGGAAGATGGAAAGAGGATATACCAAGGCTTGTAAGAGGGATTATGGGCAGGCAGAAGGCAGGGAGATGGGATACCACTGTTGCCAATGCATGGGGCATATTGGCCCTTAAAAAGTTTTCCAGGGGATTTGAATCAGAATCTGTTACAGGCACCTCATTAGTTATGCTGGATGATATAAAAAAGACCCTTGATTGGGGAAAAAATAGTTCAGGAGACAGCTTTTTATTTGCATGGAAAAAACAAAATCCTCTCCGCATTAACCATAAAGGCGCAGGCTCTCCTTGGGTTACTGTTTCGAGTTTAGCTGCTATCCCCAGAAGGTCAGGAGTTTCTACAGGCTTTATTATTAAAAAGACCATAAAGCCTATAGAACAGAAGAAAACAGGAGAATTTTCCGTCTCAGATGTCCTGCGGGTAAGGCTTGATATTACATCTCAGGCAGATATGACCTGGGTTGTAGTATCTGACCCTGTGCCTGCAGGCTCAAGGATTATAAAGGGAGGCGTATTAGGGGATTTAAAGATACCTCTAAATCACGAAAGAATCCACCATAATCATATATATCCTGAATTTGAAGAGCATGCATATGAGGCATTCAGGGCATATTACAGTTTTGTGCCAAAAGGTAGCTGGTCCATAGAATACACCATAAGGCTTAATAATGCGGGATTCTTTCACCTCCCTGAGACAAGGGTGGAGGCACTATATTCACCTGAGATGTTTGGCGAGATACCCAATAAGCCTTTTGAAGTAAGAGATTATAGGTAG
- a CDS encoding MASE3 domain-containing protein, with protein sequence MNNNYLNSLNLKKFFSIIIYALVLLGIYLTSFKSYLLFHSIAEVFSIVIACGIFLLAWNTRRLIDNHYLLFLGIAYLFVGTVDFVHTLAFKGMNIFSGYDANLPTQLWIIARYLESISIFLAPIFLIKRLNPYLTFIIYLIVTSALFISIFTIPVFPDCFIEGKGLTLFKIISEYIISSILSASILVLLKFKEKFEKTIFNYILWSIILTICSELAFTFYVSVYDLSNMIGHFLKIISFYLIYKAIFEIGVSNPYSLLIKDLKENEMLLKEAQSVAKIGHWVFNVETETRKWSEEIFNILDIDPSHGELTLEKQKEIIHPDDWDMYYNNIKKAIQDGIPYHIEFRIIRSDNRIRWLSSKANIAKDSKGKVIRLFGTVQDITELKETEEVLYQEKKRFLTLIENVPFGLILIDKYGNFVYVNPKFKDLFGYDINDIPNIETWFILAFPEPEVRKKVIQSWFEELSHATPGQKSEGVFNIIAKDKKEKIVDFTALKLHTGEQIVSCLDITKQKILEKNLEKLSLTDELTGLYNRRGFIMLATQQIKIAERAKKGMLLFFIDLDHMKDINDSLGHQAGDMAIIEAASIMKDVFRESDILGRIGGDEFAVLAIDTTDEIKNILITRLNKTIATYNSIKDRKYMLSFSVGVSCYDPNNPVDLDTLMSSADDLMYREKRNKKSNSIIRDH encoded by the coding sequence ATGAATAATAATTATTTAAATAGCCTCAATTTGAAAAAATTCTTTTCCATTATTATATATGCGTTAGTCCTATTAGGCATATATCTTACAAGTTTTAAAAGCTATCTTCTATTTCATAGCATAGCTGAAGTATTTTCTATTGTTATTGCCTGTGGAATATTTCTTCTTGCGTGGAATACAAGAAGATTAATAGACAATCACTATCTTTTATTTCTGGGTATTGCCTATCTCTTTGTAGGCACCGTCGATTTTGTTCATACCCTTGCATTTAAGGGCATGAACATATTTTCAGGCTATGATGCCAATCTACCTACACAATTATGGATTATTGCCAGGTATTTAGAAAGTATATCCATTTTTCTTGCACCTATATTCTTGATAAAGAGGCTTAATCCATATCTAACTTTTATTATTTATTTAATAGTAACATCCGCTTTATTTATTTCTATTTTCACCATACCTGTTTTTCCTGATTGCTTTATAGAGGGCAAAGGATTAACCCTTTTTAAGATTATAAGTGAATATATTATATCTTCTATCCTATCTGCATCAATATTGGTCTTATTAAAATTTAAAGAAAAATTTGAAAAGACTATTTTTAATTATATATTATGGTCTATTATACTGACCATTTGCTCTGAACTTGCCTTTACATTTTATGTAAGTGTTTACGACTTATCAAATATGATAGGTCATTTCTTAAAAATTATATCCTTTTATCTCATCTATAAGGCTATTTTTGAGATAGGGGTATCAAACCCATACAGTCTCCTTATTAAAGATCTGAAAGAAAATGAAATGCTTCTTAAAGAGGCACAATCTGTTGCAAAAATAGGCCATTGGGTTTTTAATGTGGAAACAGAAACGAGAAAATGGTCAGAGGAGATATTTAATATTTTGGATATTGACCCATCACATGGTGAACTAACTCTGGAAAAACAAAAAGAGATAATTCATCCGGATGACTGGGATATGTATTATAACAATATAAAAAAGGCAATACAAGACGGCATACCATATCATATAGAGTTTCGCATAATAAGATCAGATAATAGAATAAGATGGTTAAGTTCCAAAGCAAATATTGCAAAGGATAGCAAAGGAAAGGTTATAAGACTTTTTGGAACTGTCCAAGATATAACAGAACTTAAGGAGACTGAAGAGGTTTTATATCAAGAAAAAAAGAGGTTTTTAACCCTTATTGAGAATGTACCTTTTGGTCTGATACTCATAGATAAATACGGAAATTTCGTTTATGTCAATCCCAAGTTTAAAGATCTCTTTGGGTATGACATAAATGATATCCCTAACATAGAGACTTGGTTCATACTTGCCTTTCCTGAGCCAGAGGTAAGAAAAAAGGTAATACAATCATGGTTTGAAGAACTAAGCCATGCAACCCCAGGTCAAAAAAGTGAAGGGGTTTTTAATATCATTGCAAAAGACAAAAAAGAAAAGATTGTAGATTTTACAGCTCTTAAGCTTCACACAGGTGAACAAATTGTAAGCTGTCTTGATATTACAAAACAGAAGATATTAGAAAAAAATTTAGAGAAATTAAGTCTTACAGATGAGCTTACAGGGTTATACAATAGAAGAGGTTTTATAATGCTGGCAACACAGCAGATCAAGATTGCAGAGAGGGCTAAAAAAGGTATGCTTCTATTTTTTATAGATTTAGACCATATGAAAGATATAAATGATAGTCTTGGTCATCAGGCAGGGGATATGGCCATTATTGAAGCTGCCTCTATAATGAAGGATGTATTTAGGGAATCGGACATTTTAGGTAGGATAGGTGGGGATGAATTTGCTGTCCTTGCCATTGATACCACAGATGAGATAAAAAATATCCTTATAACAAGATTAAACAAAACCATAGCAACCTATAATTCCATAAAAGACAGAAAATACATGCTTTCTTTCAGTGTAGGGGTATCATGTTATGACCCTA